From the genome of Calliopsis andreniformis isolate RMS-2024a unplaced genomic scaffold, iyCalAndr_principal scaffold0022, whole genome shotgun sequence, one region includes:
- the LOC143187347 gene encoding 2-oxoadipate dehydrogenase complex component E1 isoform X2, giving the protein MYTILRTFRKQKQSHFHWIKNNQLVPRCIPYRQSTPVQSYHSENGVYGYRPRMQRELEVPKEYLEIRSKNSNFYRMVSAYREFGHKQANIDPISPTQSVPLAELNLQRFGLQLENKVSFKGILSMEKEEGTVEEALKFLNNTYSSTIGFEFSYLETEEEREWFAKTVENDMADILTNETRAAIATEMLKSQAFDNFLAIKFVSLKRYGGEGAESMMAFFHEFFKLCAYDDLKYIVLCMPHRGRLNLLTGMLNFPPEKLFRKLRGFSEFPDGTNTTGDVISHLVSSTDLHIKGRELHVTMLRNPSHLEAVNPISMGKTRGIMQVMKDGAYNDDEQSQWSDKVLNIQVHGDAAYAAQGVDQECLALSGVPHFEIGGTVHLVVNNQLGFTTPASRGRSSRYCTDLAKMISSPVIHVNGDYPEMVVRATRIAFKYQRRFRKDVFVDLNCFRRWGHNELDDPSFTNPVIYKIIQNRSSVPDQYLKELVEANVLSMKKAKTITEKHNAWLSQALKEVDNYIPQPTYFSGLWKGIQQADANVTQWETGVNLNLLKLIAEKSVNVENDTLIHLQLMKSHILSRLNKINSGDHLDWATAEALAIGSLLYQGYNVRISGQDVGRGTFSHRHAMLVDQSTGDIHIPLNSMVEGQTGKLELANSILSEEAVLGYEYGISVASPTTLTIWEAQFGDFFNGAQIIIDTFVTSGEAKWMLSSGLTILLPHGYDGAGPEHSSCRIERFLQLTDSKEDKPDGDNVNMHVVNPTNPAQYFHLLRRQMVRNFRKPLVIIAPKILLRHTAATSSLAEMGPQTRFKSVIGDKQADVSDVTKVILVSGKHYYALNNYRNSTEQKNVAIIRLESLCPFPIQELLQEIDGYNHAKTFIWSQEEPQNMGAWSFVKPRFENLCGRPLKYCGRKPMAAPAVGEGQLHQQEAQEVIVKPFTWK; this is encoded by the exons ATGTACACGATTCTACGAACATTTCGCAAACAGAAACAGTCACATTTTCACTGGATAAAGAATAATCAACTAGTTCCCAGATGTATTCCTTATCGACAGAGTACCCCAGTACAATCATATCACAGCGAAAATggtgtttatggatacagaccAAGAATGCAGCGAGAATTGGAAG TGCCAAAAGAATATTTGGAAATACGATCAAAAAACAGCAATTTCTACAGAATGGTTAGCGCTTACAGAGAATTTGGTCATAAACAAGCCAATATAGATCCTATTTCACCCACACAGTCTGTTCCTTTGGCAGAGTTAAATTTACAAAGATTTGGTCTTCAATTAGAAAATAAAGTATCATTCAAAGGAATTCTTTCGATGGAAAAGGAGGAAGGAACTGTAGAAGAAGCCTTAAAATTTCTCAATAACACGTATAGTAGTACAATAGGTTTCGAATTTAGCTACTTAGAG ACTGAAGAAGAGAGAGAATGGTTCGCGAAAACTGTAGAAAACGATATGGCAGATATCTTAACGAATGAAACGCGAGCGGCTATTGCAACAGAAATGCTTAAAAGTCAAGCTTTTGATAACTTTCTGGCCATTAAATTTGTAAGCTTAAAAAGATACGGAGGTGAGGGTGCCGAGAGCATGATGGCTTTCTTCCATGAGTTTTTCAAATTGTGTGCATACG ATGACTTAAAATACATAGTGCTTTGTATGCCTCATCGAGGTCGACTAAATCTTCTCACAGGTATGCTGAACTTTCCACCAGAAAAACTATTTCGCAAGCTGCGAGGATTTTCCGAATTTCCCGACGGCACAAACACTACAGGTGACGTAATTAGTCATCTAGTTTCCTCCACTGATCTTCATATCAAAGGAAGAGAACTCCACGTAACGATGTTACGAAATCCCTCGCATCTAGAGGCTGTGAATCCCATTTCCATGGGGAAAACTCGAGGAATAATGCAAGTTATGAAAGACGGGGCTTACAATGACGATGAACAATCACAATGGAGTGATAAAGTGTTAAATATTCAA GTCCACGGAGACGCAGCTTATGCTGCTCAAGGTGTTGATCAAGAATGTCTGGCCCTATCTGGCGTTCCCCATTTTGAGATAGGCGGAACTGTTCAtctagtcgtcaacaatcaacttGGTTTTACAACTCCAGCTTCCAGAGGAAGATCCTCGAGATATTGCACCGATCTGGCGAAGATGATCTCTTCTCCGGTGATTCATGTAAATGGAGATTACCCTGAG ATGGTTGTACGAGCCACTAGAATAGCTTTCAAGTACCAACGGAGGTTCAGAAAGGATGTCTTCGTAGATCTGAATTGCTTCAGAAGATGGGGTCATAATGAATTGGACGACCCATCCTTCACGAACCCTGTTATTTACAAAATTATACAGAATCGTTC ATCAGTACCTGACCAATACTTAAAAGAATTAGTGGAAGCTAACGTCCTTTCTATGAAGAAAGCTAAAACCATTACTGAGAAACATAATGCGTGGTTGAGTCAAGCTTTAAAAGAAGTTGACAATTACATACCGCAACCTACGTACTTTTCAGGCCTGTGGAAGGGAATACAACAAGCCGACGCAAATGTGACACAATGGGAAACAGGGGTCAATTTAAATCTATTGAAACTCATTGCTGAAAAAAGCGTGAACGTCGAAAATGACACG CTAATTCATCTGCAATTGATGAAAAGTCACATTCTGTCACGATTAAACAAAATTAACAGCGGAGATCATTTGGACTGGGCCACTGCTGAAGCACTGGCCATTGGATCTTTGCTGTACCAGGGTTACAATGTGAGAATAAGTGGGCAGGATGTGGGTAGAGGAACATTTTCCCATAGACATGCCATGCTTGTTGATCAATCTACTGGAG ATATACATATTCCCCTAAATTCAATGGTTGAGGGTCAAACAGGAAAACTAGAGTTAGCTAATAGTATTTTATCTGAAGAAGCAGTTCTGGGCTATGAATATGGTATAAGTGTAGCTTCACCAACCACTCTGACCATTTGGGAGGCACAGTTTGGAGACTTCTTTAATGGAGCACAGATCATTATTGATACATTTGTTACTAGTGGAGAAGCAAAGTGGATGTTAAGCAGCGGTTTGACTATACTTTTGCCACATGGATATGATGGTGCTGGTCCTGAACACAGTTCTTGTAGGATAGAGAGATTTTTACAACTCACAGATAGTAAAGAAGACAAGCCTGATGGTGACAATGTTAATATGCATGTAGTAAACCCTACAAATCCAGCCCAATACTTTCATCTACTTAGAAGACAA atGGTAAGAAACTTCCGTAAACCACTAGTGATAATAGCTCCAAAGATATTACTTCGTCACACGGCAGCAACATCATCACTGGCAGAGATGGGACCACAAACTAGGTTTAAGAGCGTTATAG GAGATAAACAAGCGGACGTATCAGATGTGACAAAAGTGATTCTAGTGAGCGGAAAACATTATTATGCGTTAAACAATTACAGAAATAGCACAGAACAAAAGAACGTGGCAATCATTAGGCTAGAAAGTTTATGTCCCTTTCCAATTCAAGAATTATTACAAGAGATCGATGGCTACAATCACGCAAAAA ctttTATATGGAGTCAAGAAGAACCACAAAACATGGGCGCATGGAGCTTCGTAAAGCCTCGCTTCGAAAATTTATGCGGTAGACCA TTGAAGTATTGCGGTCGTAAACCTATGGCTGCACCAGCTGTTGGTGAAGGACAATTGCATCAACAAGAAGCTCAGGAAGTCATTGTTAAACCTTttacttggaaataa
- the LOC143187347 gene encoding 2-oxoadipate dehydrogenase complex component E1 isoform X1, with amino-acid sequence MFIQTEEEREWFAKTVENDMADILTNETRAAIATEMLKSQAFDNFLAIKFVSLKRYGGEGAESMMAFFHEFFKLCAYGKHDLKYIVLCMPHRGRLNLLTGMLNFPPEKLFRKLRGFSEFPDGTNTTGDVISHLVSSTDLHIKGRELHVTMLRNPSHLEAVNPISMGKTRGIMQVMKDGAYNDDEQSQWSDKVLNIQVHGDAAYAAQGVDQECLALSGVPHFEIGGTVHLVVNNQLGFTTPASRGRSSRYCTDLAKMISSPVIHVNGDYPEMVVRATRIAFKYQRRFRKDVFVDLNCFRRWGHNELDDPSFTNPVIYKIIQNRSSVPDQYLKELVEANVLSMKKAKTITEKHNAWLSQALKEVDNYIPQPTYFSGLWKGIQQADANVTQWETGVNLNLLKLIAEKSVNVENDTLIHLQLMKSHILSRLNKINSGDHLDWATAEALAIGSLLYQGYNVRISGQDVGRGTFSHRHAMLVDQSTGDIHIPLNSMVEGQTGKLELANSILSEEAVLGYEYGISVASPTTLTIWEAQFGDFFNGAQIIIDTFVTSGEAKWMLSSGLTILLPHGYDGAGPEHSSCRIERFLQLTDSKEDKPDGDNVNMHVVNPTNPAQYFHLLRRQMVRNFRKPLVIIAPKILLRHTAATSSLAEMGPQTRFKSVIGDKQADVSDVTKVILVSGKHYYALNNYRNSTEQKNVAIIRLESLCPFPIQELLQEIDGYNHAKTFIWSQEEPQNMGAWSFVKPRFENLCGRPLKYCGRKPMAAPAVGEGQLHQQEAQEVIVKPFTWK; translated from the exons ATGTTTATACAGACTGAAGAAGAGAGAGAATGGTTCGCGAAAACTGTAGAAAACGATATGGCAGATATCTTAACGAATGAAACGCGAGCGGCTATTGCAACAGAAATGCTTAAAAGTCAAGCTTTTGATAACTTTCTGGCCATTAAATTTGTAAGCTTAAAAAGATACGGAGGTGAGGGTGCCGAGAGCATGATGGCTTTCTTCCATGAGTTTTTCAAATTGTGTGCATACGGTAAAC ATGACTTAAAATACATAGTGCTTTGTATGCCTCATCGAGGTCGACTAAATCTTCTCACAGGTATGCTGAACTTTCCACCAGAAAAACTATTTCGCAAGCTGCGAGGATTTTCCGAATTTCCCGACGGCACAAACACTACAGGTGACGTAATTAGTCATCTAGTTTCCTCCACTGATCTTCATATCAAAGGAAGAGAACTCCACGTAACGATGTTACGAAATCCCTCGCATCTAGAGGCTGTGAATCCCATTTCCATGGGGAAAACTCGAGGAATAATGCAAGTTATGAAAGACGGGGCTTACAATGACGATGAACAATCACAATGGAGTGATAAAGTGTTAAATATTCAA GTCCACGGAGACGCAGCTTATGCTGCTCAAGGTGTTGATCAAGAATGTCTGGCCCTATCTGGCGTTCCCCATTTTGAGATAGGCGGAACTGTTCAtctagtcgtcaacaatcaacttGGTTTTACAACTCCAGCTTCCAGAGGAAGATCCTCGAGATATTGCACCGATCTGGCGAAGATGATCTCTTCTCCGGTGATTCATGTAAATGGAGATTACCCTGAG ATGGTTGTACGAGCCACTAGAATAGCTTTCAAGTACCAACGGAGGTTCAGAAAGGATGTCTTCGTAGATCTGAATTGCTTCAGAAGATGGGGTCATAATGAATTGGACGACCCATCCTTCACGAACCCTGTTATTTACAAAATTATACAGAATCGTTC ATCAGTACCTGACCAATACTTAAAAGAATTAGTGGAAGCTAACGTCCTTTCTATGAAGAAAGCTAAAACCATTACTGAGAAACATAATGCGTGGTTGAGTCAAGCTTTAAAAGAAGTTGACAATTACATACCGCAACCTACGTACTTTTCAGGCCTGTGGAAGGGAATACAACAAGCCGACGCAAATGTGACACAATGGGAAACAGGGGTCAATTTAAATCTATTGAAACTCATTGCTGAAAAAAGCGTGAACGTCGAAAATGACACG CTAATTCATCTGCAATTGATGAAAAGTCACATTCTGTCACGATTAAACAAAATTAACAGCGGAGATCATTTGGACTGGGCCACTGCTGAAGCACTGGCCATTGGATCTTTGCTGTACCAGGGTTACAATGTGAGAATAAGTGGGCAGGATGTGGGTAGAGGAACATTTTCCCATAGACATGCCATGCTTGTTGATCAATCTACTGGAG ATATACATATTCCCCTAAATTCAATGGTTGAGGGTCAAACAGGAAAACTAGAGTTAGCTAATAGTATTTTATCTGAAGAAGCAGTTCTGGGCTATGAATATGGTATAAGTGTAGCTTCACCAACCACTCTGACCATTTGGGAGGCACAGTTTGGAGACTTCTTTAATGGAGCACAGATCATTATTGATACATTTGTTACTAGTGGAGAAGCAAAGTGGATGTTAAGCAGCGGTTTGACTATACTTTTGCCACATGGATATGATGGTGCTGGTCCTGAACACAGTTCTTGTAGGATAGAGAGATTTTTACAACTCACAGATAGTAAAGAAGACAAGCCTGATGGTGACAATGTTAATATGCATGTAGTAAACCCTACAAATCCAGCCCAATACTTTCATCTACTTAGAAGACAA atGGTAAGAAACTTCCGTAAACCACTAGTGATAATAGCTCCAAAGATATTACTTCGTCACACGGCAGCAACATCATCACTGGCAGAGATGGGACCACAAACTAGGTTTAAGAGCGTTATAG GAGATAAACAAGCGGACGTATCAGATGTGACAAAAGTGATTCTAGTGAGCGGAAAACATTATTATGCGTTAAACAATTACAGAAATAGCACAGAACAAAAGAACGTGGCAATCATTAGGCTAGAAAGTTTATGTCCCTTTCCAATTCAAGAATTATTACAAGAGATCGATGGCTACAATCACGCAAAAA ctttTATATGGAGTCAAGAAGAACCACAAAACATGGGCGCATGGAGCTTCGTAAAGCCTCGCTTCGAAAATTTATGCGGTAGACCA TTGAAGTATTGCGGTCGTAAACCTATGGCTGCACCAGCTGTTGGTGAAGGACAATTGCATCAACAAGAAGCTCAGGAAGTCATTGTTAAACCTTttacttggaaataa
- the Sirt2 gene encoding sirtuin 2 isoform X1: MSEHSEGTENEKKPDNDSVSSSSEQEEVEDSDMEKLRKYLAKKLRFYDSSECSGQPQQKVLSELSLDGIVEYIKGNENCKIITMAGAGISTSAGIPDFRSPSSGLYHNLDKYNLPHPQAIFELDFFKENPEPFFMLARELIKEGFKPTPCHYFIRLLWEKGLLLRHYTQNIDTLERMAGLDLSKLVEAHGTFHTGHCLKCRAPYSLSWMKEKMIESIVPKCEECNEGVVKPDIVFFGENLPERFHYLIDQDFPQADLLIIMGSSLVVQPFASLVDRVRSNCPRLLINKEKVGTLSILSRIVGLRQGLVFDSRCGGRDVAWLGDCDTGCQLLAEKLGWGEELKGLVKKEHERLDAEGINND, translated from the exons atgtCCGAACACAGTGAAGGCACGGAAAATG aGAAAAAACCAGATAATGATTCAGTGAGTAGTTCATCAGAGCAAGAAGAGGTAGAAGATTCTGATATGGAGAAACTTCGTAAATATTTGGCTAAAAaattgaggttttatgattcTTCAGAATGTAGTGGACAACCACAGCAAAAAGTTTTATCTGAACTTAGTTTAGATGGTATAGTAGAATATATTAAAGGAAatgaaaattgtaaaattattaCAATGGCTGGAGCTGGTATCTCCACAT ctGCAGGAATTCCTGATTTTCGGTCTCCATCAAGTGGACTATATCATAATTTAGACAAATATAACTTGCCTCATCCACAAGCAATTTTTGAATTAGACTTCTTTAAAGAAAATCCAGAGCCATTTTTTATGCTTGCAAGAGAATTAATTAAAGAAGGTTTTAAACCTACCCCGTGCCATTATTTTATTCGTCTTCTATGGGAAAAGGGGCTGCTGTTGAGACATTATACACAAAATATTGATACATTAGAACGTATGGCTGGTTTAGATCTTTCAAAGTTAGTAGAAGCTCATGGAACATTTCATACAGGTCATTGCCTTAAATGTAGAGCACCATATAGTCTTTCATGGATGAAAG AAAAAATGATTGAAAGTATAGTACCAAAATGTGAAGAATGCAATGAAGGTGTAGTAAAACCTGATATAGTATTTTTTGGAGAAAACTTACCCGAACGTTTTCATTATCTTATTGATCAGGATTTCCCACAGGCAGATCTCTTAATAATTATGGGGTCAAGTCTGGTTGTCCAGCCTTTTGCATCATTAGTGGATAG AGTACGCTCTAATTGCCCGCGTCTGCTTATCAACAAAGAAAAGGTGGGAACGTTAAGTATTCTGTCGCGGATTGTTGGACTACGACAAGGTTTAGTGTTTGATTCACGATGTGGCGGTCGCGATGTTGCCTGGTTGGGTGATTGTGATACTGGTTGTCAATTACTAGCTGAAAAATTGGGCTGGGGA GAAGAGTTGAAGGGTCTTGTGAAGAAGGAACATGAACGATTGGATGCAGAGGGCATTAATAACGATTGA
- the Sirt2 gene encoding sirtuin 2 isoform X2, with protein sequence MEKLRKYLAKKLRFYDSSECSGQPQQKVLSELSLDGIVEYIKGNENCKIITMAGAGISTSAGIPDFRSPSSGLYHNLDKYNLPHPQAIFELDFFKENPEPFFMLARELIKEGFKPTPCHYFIRLLWEKGLLLRHYTQNIDTLERMAGLDLSKLVEAHGTFHTGHCLKCRAPYSLSWMKEKMIESIVPKCEECNEGVVKPDIVFFGENLPERFHYLIDQDFPQADLLIIMGSSLVVQPFASLVDRVRSNCPRLLINKEKVGTLSILSRIVGLRQGLVFDSRCGGRDVAWLGDCDTGCQLLAEKLGWGEELKGLVKKEHERLDAEGINND encoded by the exons ATGGAGAAACTTCGTAAATATTTGGCTAAAAaattgaggttttatgattcTTCAGAATGTAGTGGACAACCACAGCAAAAAGTTTTATCTGAACTTAGTTTAGATGGTATAGTAGAATATATTAAAGGAAatgaaaattgtaaaattattaCAATGGCTGGAGCTGGTATCTCCACAT ctGCAGGAATTCCTGATTTTCGGTCTCCATCAAGTGGACTATATCATAATTTAGACAAATATAACTTGCCTCATCCACAAGCAATTTTTGAATTAGACTTCTTTAAAGAAAATCCAGAGCCATTTTTTATGCTTGCAAGAGAATTAATTAAAGAAGGTTTTAAACCTACCCCGTGCCATTATTTTATTCGTCTTCTATGGGAAAAGGGGCTGCTGTTGAGACATTATACACAAAATATTGATACATTAGAACGTATGGCTGGTTTAGATCTTTCAAAGTTAGTAGAAGCTCATGGAACATTTCATACAGGTCATTGCCTTAAATGTAGAGCACCATATAGTCTTTCATGGATGAAAG AAAAAATGATTGAAAGTATAGTACCAAAATGTGAAGAATGCAATGAAGGTGTAGTAAAACCTGATATAGTATTTTTTGGAGAAAACTTACCCGAACGTTTTCATTATCTTATTGATCAGGATTTCCCACAGGCAGATCTCTTAATAATTATGGGGTCAAGTCTGGTTGTCCAGCCTTTTGCATCATTAGTGGATAG AGTACGCTCTAATTGCCCGCGTCTGCTTATCAACAAAGAAAAGGTGGGAACGTTAAGTATTCTGTCGCGGATTGTTGGACTACGACAAGGTTTAGTGTTTGATTCACGATGTGGCGGTCGCGATGTTGCCTGGTTGGGTGATTGTGATACTGGTTGTCAATTACTAGCTGAAAAATTGGGCTGGGGA GAAGAGTTGAAGGGTCTTGTGAAGAAGGAACATGAACGATTGGATGCAGAGGGCATTAATAACGATTGA